A single window of Shewanella sp. Choline-02u-19 DNA harbors:
- a CDS encoding AlkA N-terminal domain-containing protein, whose protein sequence is MVDHDCTIASEICRKARLARDARFDGQFFTGVLTTGIYCRSICPAVSPKEENVRYFDSPLKAANVGLRPCLRCRPDSAPGSFAWKGVATTLERAISLIDVGVLTGADAISIEQLSERLGVSSRYLRKLFTEGVGTSIKQYAQYRQLMFAKQLLHQTELSITQIGLAAGFNSIRRFNEVFKQTLKLTPSTFRKQVISANIKLTKNSHSKINEVDVPSVEPIKLSVELYYRPPFAWQQQHDFYQVRAVSNMEWLEGDNNYGRSFTTNGVSGYFDANHNNARNSFNVDIVLDNEQGLSELSAIIANIKRVLDLDANMQAIEQVLHLLAPLQQKIIPGLRLPGTWSTFEAGCRAVLGQQVSIIQASKLLNQLVLSYGERRIISDKDVVLFPTAETVANASLDELKMPGTRKLALNALGEFVTQNPAADINDWLSIKGIGPWTVAYAHMRGASSPDVLLCGDLVVKKRVLTLYQQHNEVLESAPAIDYSALTKEIASTVSPWGSYLTFQLWNLS, encoded by the coding sequence ATGGTTGATCACGATTGTACGATCGCAAGTGAAATTTGCCGAAAAGCTAGGCTGGCACGAGATGCTAGGTTTGATGGGCAATTTTTTACAGGGGTACTTACCACCGGTATTTATTGCCGCAGCATTTGCCCCGCGGTGAGTCCCAAAGAGGAAAATGTCCGTTATTTTGATTCCCCTTTAAAGGCGGCAAATGTCGGTCTTAGGCCTTGCTTACGCTGTCGTCCCGATAGTGCTCCTGGTTCATTTGCTTGGAAAGGTGTAGCAACTACATTGGAGAGGGCTATCTCTCTAATTGATGTGGGCGTGCTTACCGGAGCTGATGCCATCAGTATTGAGCAACTGTCAGAACGTTTGGGGGTAAGTAGTCGCTATCTGCGTAAGCTCTTTACTGAAGGGGTTGGCACTTCAATCAAACAATATGCACAGTATAGACAGTTGATGTTTGCTAAACAGCTATTGCATCAAACAGAGTTAAGTATTACTCAAATTGGGCTTGCTGCGGGTTTTAACAGTATCCGCCGCTTTAACGAGGTGTTTAAACAAACATTGAAATTAACGCCTTCAACCTTTAGAAAACAGGTCATATCTGCAAATATCAAACTAACCAAAAACAGTCACTCAAAAATTAATGAGGTTGATGTCCCTTCTGTAGAACCAATAAAATTGAGTGTCGAACTGTATTATCGTCCACCATTTGCATGGCAGCAACAGCATGATTTTTATCAGGTTAGGGCTGTCAGTAATATGGAGTGGCTAGAGGGGGACAATAATTATGGTCGCAGTTTTACGACGAATGGGGTGAGTGGTTACTTCGACGCTAATCATAATAATGCCCGTAATAGTTTTAACGTCGATATTGTATTAGATAATGAACAAGGTCTTTCAGAGCTTAGCGCTATCATCGCAAATATTAAAAGGGTGTTAGATCTTGATGCCAATATGCAAGCTATAGAGCAAGTGTTGCACTTGCTCGCGCCATTGCAGCAAAAGATTATCCCAGGATTGAGGTTACCCGGCACTTGGTCAACCTTCGAGGCTGGGTGTCGAGCGGTACTTGGACAGCAGGTTAGTATCATTCAAGCGTCAAAGTTATTGAATCAGTTAGTACTTTCCTACGGCGAACGGCGTATTATTAGCGATAAGGACGTCGTTTTGTTTCCTACTGCAGAGACGGTAGCGAACGCGAGTTTAGATGAACTTAAGATGCCGGGTACTAGGAAATTAGCGCTTAATGCATTAGGCGAGTTTGTAACACAAAACCCCGCTGCAGATATCAATGATTGGCTATCAATTAAAGGCATTGGCCCGTGGACCGTCGCTTATGCACATATGCGTGGGGCGAGTAGCCCTGACGTATTATTGTGTGGAGATTTGGTCGTTAAAAAGCGCGTGTTAACTCTTTATCAGCAACACAACGAAGTGCTGGAGTCGGCACCTGCAATAGATTACAGCGCTCTGACAAAAGAGATCGCCAGTACCGTGAGCCCGTGGGGAAGTTATTTAACCTTTCAGTTGTGGAATTTATCATGA
- a CDS encoding methylated-DNA--[protein]-cysteine S-methyltransferase: MKPLIPLAKINFDTSAGIISICANASGISHLNFVPQSTDDWQTRELSLDVTTDVESLALATMHLNQAKSELLEYFAGQRQQFSVALAPKGTEFQQQVWQALGQLGFGETCSYADIASQIGRPKAVRAVGTANGANPIAIIVPCHRVIGKNGTLTGYAYGIALKQKLLQIEGISLFK, translated from the coding sequence ATGAAGCCGTTAATACCATTAGCAAAAATTAATTTTGATACTAGCGCGGGTATTATCTCAATCTGTGCCAACGCATCAGGGATCTCTCATCTAAATTTTGTTCCGCAATCAACAGACGATTGGCAGACAAGAGAGTTGAGCTTGGATGTCACAACAGACGTTGAATCATTAGCGCTCGCCACAATGCACTTAAACCAAGCAAAGAGTGAACTGCTCGAGTATTTTGCGGGTCAGCGGCAACAATTTAGTGTGGCCTTGGCGCCGAAGGGGACTGAATTTCAACAGCAAGTTTGGCAAGCGCTTGGTCAACTGGGTTTCGGTGAAACATGCAGTTATGCCGATATAGCGAGCCAAATAGGTCGACCCAAAGCGGTGAGAGCCGTCGGTACAGCCAATGGCGCAAATCCCATCGCCATCATTGTGCCTTGCCATAGAGTGATCGGGAAAAATGGCACGTTAACGGGGTATGCCTATGGTATTGCGCTTAAGCAAAAGCTGTTACAAATAGAAGGGATCAGTCTATTTAAGTAA
- a CDS encoding DEAD/DEAH box helicase, with protein sequence MTQPDLTTKAISTSVDNAANRRSFAELGLIPELLETLKALDYQSPTAIQQSTIPAVIAGQDVLGGAITGSGKTAAFALPIIQLLATSSKQSKQSNVVSSLVLVPTRELAQQVADSFMRYAQSIKPNLKVLAVYGGVSTNTQMQSLRGGADILVATPGRLLDLISSNAVKLDKVSTLVLDEADRMLSLGFTEELTALLALMPAKKQTLLFSATFPEEVTLLTQSLLNNPVEVQLQSQEENTLVQRVITVNRNRKTPLLVQLIKENDWQQILIFASAKYTCDRLAHKLDNAGIKAEIFHSDKAQGTRTRVLDGFKRGEIQVLIATDIAARGIDIEKLPIVINYELPRSPADYMHRIGRSGRAGEAGIALSLISHDEYQHFAVIEKKNKLKLEREQHPGFEADKEAPEDCPSRIEKPMAKPAGSGKKHRNKLPQANTDLWSKE encoded by the coding sequence ATGACTCAGCCAGACCTGACAACTAAAGCCATTTCAACCTCTGTGGATAATGCCGCGAATCGCCGTTCTTTTGCGGAGTTAGGGTTGATCCCTGAACTGTTAGAAACGCTTAAAGCATTGGATTACCAGTCTCCAACCGCGATTCAGCAAAGCACTATTCCAGCCGTTATCGCGGGTCAAGATGTGTTAGGCGGCGCGATCACAGGCTCTGGGAAAACAGCGGCTTTTGCATTGCCTATTATTCAGCTACTTGCTACATCATCAAAGCAAAGTAAGCAGAGTAATGTTGTTTCTAGTTTAGTGCTGGTGCCTACACGAGAATTAGCACAGCAAGTTGCTGACAGTTTTATGCGCTATGCACAGAGCATTAAGCCTAATCTAAAGGTGTTAGCGGTTTACGGTGGTGTTTCAACCAATACCCAAATGCAGAGCTTACGCGGTGGTGCAGATATTCTGGTGGCGACGCCAGGTCGACTACTCGACTTGATATCAAGCAATGCGGTTAAGCTAGACAAAGTGAGCACGCTCGTCCTCGATGAAGCGGATCGCATGTTGAGCTTAGGCTTCACTGAAGAGTTAACCGCGTTACTTGCGCTAATGCCTGCTAAAAAGCAAACATTACTGTTTTCAGCGACTTTTCCTGAAGAAGTGACTTTGCTGACCCAATCATTGCTTAATAATCCGGTTGAAGTTCAACTGCAAAGCCAAGAAGAAAACACCTTGGTGCAGCGTGTTATCACGGTTAACCGTAACCGTAAAACACCTTTGTTAGTGCAGCTTATTAAAGAGAATGATTGGCAACAAATTTTAATCTTTGCCAGTGCCAAATATACCTGCGATCGTTTAGCACATAAGCTTGATAATGCAGGGATCAAGGCCGAGATCTTCCATAGTGATAAAGCCCAAGGCACAAGAACTCGGGTTCTCGATGGTTTTAAACGAGGCGAGATCCAGGTGCTTATTGCTACTGATATTGCGGCGCGCGGTATTGATATTGAAAAACTGCCTATTGTCATTAACTATGAGCTACCACGTAGCCCTGCTGATTACATGCACCGTATTGGTCGAAGTGGCCGTGCTGGCGAAGCGGGTATAGCACTATCGCTGATCTCTCACGATGAATACCAGCATTTCGCAGTGATTGAGAAAAAGAACAAGTTAAAGCTTGAACGTGAACAACATCCAGGTTTTGAAGCCGATAAAGAGGCACCTGAAGATTGTCCATCACGGATAGAAAAACCGATGGCAAAACCAGCGGGTAGCGGTAAGAAACATCGTAATAAGCTGCCGCAGGCAAACACAGACCTTTGGTCAAAAGAATAA